AAGATTAAAGCTGCATTAAATCATGATATCATTCCAATACTTTGTGTTGGAGAAACCCTTGACATAAGAAATGAAGGGAATACAGAAAGTTTATTAAAAGAGCAAATAACTGAAGCTTTTAAAGATATAGATTCAATGGATGCTAAGAAAATAGTTGTGGCATATGAGCCTATTTGGGCTATTGGTACTGGAGAAACAGCTACACCGGAAATGGCGAATAATGCAATTGCTTATATAAGAGGAGTAATAAAAGATATTTATGATGAAACTATTTCCGAGGAAATAAGGATCCAATATGGTGGAAGTGTAAAGCCAAATAATGCTGAAGAACTTATGAATCAAAATGACATTGATGGGGCATTAGTAGGTGGAGCAAGTTTAAAAGCGGATAGTTTTTCACAGATAGTAAATTTTTAGGGTTTGTAAAATAAAACATTTTAAATCAATATATAGAAATAAAAATTAGGAGGTAATTTACATGTCAAATATAATTGGAGTTTATAGTAGAGAGATTCTTGATTCTAGGGGAAATCCAACTGTAGAGGTAGAAATTTATTTAGAGGATGGGGCAATGGGTAGAGCAGCTGTACCATCTGGAGCATCTACAGGGGCATTTGAAGCTGTTGAACTTAGAGATGGCGATAATGAAAGATTTCTTGGTAAAGGTGTACTAGATGCAGTTAGAAATGTAAATGAAATAATTGCTCCAGAGATTGTTGGTATGGATGCCTTTGACCAAGTAGGTATTGATAGCATGATGATAGATTTAGATGGAACCGAAAATAAAGGGAAATTAGGTGCTAATGCTATACTAGGTGTTTCTATGGCAGTAGCTAAGGCTGCGGCTAGTTCATTAGGATTACCTTTATATCAGTACATAGGTGGAGTAAATGCAAAGACTTTACCGGTTCCAATGATGAATATATTAAATGGTGGAAAGCACGCTGATAATAACGTTGATATTCAAGAGTTTATGGTAATGCCTGTTGGTGCGGAAAATTTTGCCCATGCATTAAGAATGGGTGCTGAAATATTCCATAACTTGAAGAAGGTTTTAAAGGATAAGGGATTAAATACTTCCGTTGGTGATGAAGGTGGGTTTGCTCCTAACTTAACTTCAAATGAAGAAGCATTAGAGGTTATAATTTCGGCAATCGAAAAAGCTGGTTACAAACCCGGTGAAGATGTTAAGTTAGCTTTAGATGTGGCTGCTACTGAAATCTATAATAAAGCAGAAAAGAAATACGAGCTTACGGGAGAAGGTCTAGTAAAAACTTCTGAGGAAATGGTTGAATTTTACAGCGAACTAGTGGAAAAATATCCAATCATCTCTATAGAAGATGGTCTTGATGAAGAAGATTGGGAGGGCTGGAAGCTTCTAACTGAAAAAATTGGGAATAAGATTCAGATAGTTGGTGATGACCTATTTGTTACAAATACAAAGAGACTATCTAAAGGTATAGAGAATGGTACAGCAAATTCAATCCTTATAAAGCTTAATCAAATTGGTACATTAACGGAAACCCTAGATGCTATTGAAATGGCTAAAAGAGCAGGATATACTTCAGTAATTTCCCATAGATCAGGGGAAACTGAGGATTCAACTATAGCTGATCTAGTGGTTGCGGTTAATGGTGGACAGATTAAGACTGGGGCGCCTTCAAGAACCGATAGAGTTGCTAAGTATAATCAATTACTTAGGATTGAAGATATGCTAGATAATTCTGCTAGGTTTGCTGGGGCAAGTGCTTTCTATAATATAAAGAAATAAAGGCGAGTATAAATTAGAAAATAATAGTAATAATATTTAAGAGGGTATTTATTATACCCTCTTAAATTAGTGTTGTTAAAATAATATCATGGGAGGCAAAGGTTTTCACAAAATACTTTGACATTATTTTATTGATTTTAAAAAACTCCTATGTTAAAATTATTTTGTTAAGCTTGATTATGGGAGGTGGAATGTATGAAAACATTGTTTATGGTTATTCAAGTAATTGCTAGCTTAATTCTAATTATAAGTATATTATTACAATCAGGTAAAAGCGCTGGGCTATCTGGTTCTATAGGCGGTGGAGCAGAGCAACTTTTCGGCAAGCAAAAAGCCAGAGGCTATGATGAGATGCTTGCAAAGGTCACAAAGATTGGAGCAGGCGCATTTATAGTGTGTTCATTAATATTAGTTTATTTGCAAGGTTAATTGAGGGGATTGCATAATATATATAGTATGGCTTTAAGGACTCTTAAATTATATATAGTAGATAATTTTTGCAGAAGATAATTATGCAATTTATTCAATTATAAAAATGAAACTAGTATTTAAATAAATTTCAAATAATAATGAAGAAATTTTCACATTCTTATTTGAAATTTATTACACTTTTAAGCATGTTTATCTTAAATGAAAATTTAATAGAGGAATGTGAGGAGGCAGTTTAATGAACTATGCAGTATTGGCACCAGTTGTAGGAATCATTGCTTTAGTATTCGCATTTGTATTAACATCAAAAATCAATAAGGTTGAGGTTGGTACTGAGAGAATGAAAGAAATATCTTCTTACATACAAGAAGGTGCAATGGCATTTTTGACAAGGGAGTACAGAACATTAGTTATTTTTGCAGCAATCCTTTTTGTTGTAATTGGAGTAGGGTTAAAGAGTTGGTTAACAGCTGTATGTTTTTTAATTGGTGCATTATTTTCAGCATGTGCAGGTTTCATTGGTATGAGAGTTGCTACTAAAGCAAACGTAAGAACTGCAAATGCTGCAAAAGAAGGTGGAATGAATAAAGCACTTTCAATAGCATTTTCTGGTGGAGCCGTAATGGGAATGGCTGTTGTTGGATTAGGACTTTTAGGTGTTGGTGGACTTTATTTATATTTTAAGGATCCTTCCATAATTACAGGCTTCGGATTAGGTGCTTCATCAATAGCTTTATTTGCCCGTGTTGGTGGAGGTATTTATACTAAGGCGGCTGACGTTGGAGCTGACTTGGTTGGTAAAGTTGAGGCTGGTATACCAG
Above is a window of Maledivibacter sp. DNA encoding:
- the tpiA gene encoding triose-phosphate isomerase; translation: MRLPIIAGNWKMHMTKGEALDYISELKGKVEGTDVEVVICPPAILLDSLKQGTKGSNIKIGAQNMHWEEKGAFTGEISPIMLKDLSIDYCIIGHSERRQYFGETNETVNKKIKAALNHDIIPILCVGETLDIRNEGNTESLLKEQITEAFKDIDSMDAKKIVVAYEPIWAIGTGETATPEMANNAIAYIRGVIKDIYDETISEEIRIQYGGSVKPNNAEELMNQNDIDGALVGGASLKADSFSQIVNF
- the eno gene encoding phosphopyruvate hydratase — encoded protein: MSNIIGVYSREILDSRGNPTVEVEIYLEDGAMGRAAVPSGASTGAFEAVELRDGDNERFLGKGVLDAVRNVNEIIAPEIVGMDAFDQVGIDSMMIDLDGTENKGKLGANAILGVSMAVAKAAASSLGLPLYQYIGGVNAKTLPVPMMNILNGGKHADNNVDIQEFMVMPVGAENFAHALRMGAEIFHNLKKVLKDKGLNTSVGDEGGFAPNLTSNEEALEVIISAIEKAGYKPGEDVKLALDVAATEIYNKAEKKYELTGEGLVKTSEEMVEFYSELVEKYPIISIEDGLDEEDWEGWKLLTEKIGNKIQIVGDDLFVTNTKRLSKGIENGTANSILIKLNQIGTLTETLDAIEMAKRAGYTSVISHRSGETEDSTIADLVVAVNGGQIKTGAPSRTDRVAKYNQLLRIEDMLDNSARFAGASAFYNIKK
- the secG gene encoding preprotein translocase subunit SecG, translating into MKTLFMVIQVIASLILIISILLQSGKSAGLSGSIGGGAEQLFGKQKARGYDEMLAKVTKIGAGAFIVCSLILVYLQG